The Nitrospira sp. KM1 genome includes a window with the following:
- a CDS encoding YdiU family protein, whose product MMDTLIQFDNTYARELEGMYVPWQPTPVPSPKLLRLNTDLGIQLGLPIEILNGPAGSAFLSGNETLVGATPIAQVYAGHQFGHFAPRLGDGRALLLGEVVDKDGLRRDLALKGSGPTPFSRGGDGKAAVGPVLREYLIGEFMHAMGIPTTRALAAVWTGESVFRERPLPGAVLTRVAASHLRIGTVEFFAAREEPHQVQRLVDYAIRRHDPQLADHPHRYQEWFRAVADRQASLVAHWMLVGFIHGVMNTDNTTISGETIDYGPCAFMEAYDPHAVFSSIDTQGRYAYHNQPHIIRWNLARLAGAIAPVMTNGSRESKVAPFLEILETFPARYYDYWLAGIRKKLGLATTEEGDDVLANEWLALLHARGADYTLAWRYLVDAAEGNDRPLQAVFREPSALAMWLRQWRMRLDRESLKTEARAAAMRRVNPLYIPRNHRVEEALAAATDNTDLAPFERLLKAVTRPFDEDPELDAYATPAPAEVTACYQTFCGT is encoded by the coding sequence ATGATGGATACGCTTATCCAGTTTGACAATACCTATGCCAGGGAACTCGAAGGTATGTACGTTCCCTGGCAACCTACTCCGGTGCCCTCTCCAAAGCTTCTTCGCTTGAATACGGACCTAGGTATTCAACTGGGTCTACCGATAGAAATACTGAATGGCCCAGCAGGTAGTGCATTCCTTTCTGGAAACGAAACGCTGGTCGGAGCAACACCGATCGCCCAGGTCTACGCAGGTCATCAGTTCGGGCACTTCGCACCGCGACTCGGTGATGGCCGGGCGCTGCTCCTCGGTGAGGTGGTAGACAAGGATGGTCTACGCAGAGATTTGGCTTTAAAGGGGTCTGGACCAACCCCCTTCTCTCGTGGTGGAGATGGAAAGGCAGCGGTAGGTCCGGTCCTTCGGGAATACCTCATCGGAGAATTCATGCATGCCATGGGTATTCCGACCACACGCGCACTTGCCGCGGTCTGGACAGGCGAATCAGTTTTTCGTGAACGTCCACTGCCGGGGGCTGTATTGACGCGCGTCGCGGCCAGTCATCTGCGAATCGGCACCGTTGAATTCTTCGCGGCCCGTGAGGAACCACACCAGGTACAACGACTCGTGGATTATGCAATTCGACGGCACGATCCTCAGCTCGCCGACCATCCTCATCGGTATCAGGAATGGTTCCGGGCCGTGGCTGATCGACAGGCGAGTCTTGTCGCGCACTGGATGTTGGTTGGTTTCATCCATGGCGTGATGAATACGGACAACACAACGATCTCCGGCGAGACCATCGATTACGGGCCCTGTGCGTTTATGGAGGCATATGACCCGCATGCGGTGTTTAGCTCGATCGACACGCAGGGTCGGTATGCCTATCACAACCAGCCGCACATTATACGTTGGAATTTAGCACGTCTTGCCGGAGCCATTGCTCCGGTGATGACCAATGGCTCACGAGAGTCTAAGGTTGCCCCGTTTCTCGAGATTTTAGAAACGTTTCCCGCTCGCTATTATGATTATTGGCTTGCAGGCATTCGGAAGAAACTTGGCCTTGCGACAACGGAGGAGGGAGACGACGTACTGGCCAATGAATGGTTGGCATTGCTCCACGCACGAGGCGCCGATTACACGCTCGCCTGGCGATACCTCGTCGACGCAGCGGAGGGTAACGACCGTCCCCTTCAGGCGGTGTTTCGTGAGCCTTCAGCACTCGCAATGTGGTTGAGACAGTGGCGCATGCGTCTCGACCGCGAGTCCTTGAAGACGGAGGCGCGGGCTGCAGCAATGCGACGCGTGAACCCGTTGTACATTCCTCGAAATCATCGCGTTGAAGAAGCGTTGGCTGCCGCCACGGACAATACGGACCTTGCACCATTCGAGCGGCTGTTGAAAGCCGTCACTCGACCGTTTGATGAAGACCCTGAACTGGACGCCTACGCCACCCCGGCTCCTGCTGAGGTGACGGCCTGCTATCAAACATTCTGCGGTACGTGA
- a CDS encoding cytochrome P460 family protein: MKKMLLGVVAIACGALWLTGLSNAEQEGPFAPNVDTATGALRVPDNYRDWPTLGTWAHANADEKLEKSGPGLHEYHTVYTQPSTIAHYKKTGQFPDGAVLVKELLNAETMAMSTGLAVGHATTVKGWFVLVRDTKGRYKDSKVWGDGWAWGLFNKEDMTHSVTKNYKAECIPCHMPAKGLAPAHAAEADKWIYTLGYPVLQKQ; encoded by the coding sequence ATGAAGAAAATGCTTTTGGGAGTTGTTGCTATTGCATGTGGGGCTCTGTGGCTGACCGGCTTATCCAATGCGGAGCAAGAAGGACCGTTTGCACCGAATGTCGATACGGCTACGGGGGCGCTCCGCGTCCCGGATAACTACAGAGACTGGCCCACACTTGGCACCTGGGCTCACGCCAATGCGGATGAGAAACTGGAGAAAAGTGGTCCGGGCCTTCATGAGTATCACACGGTGTATACGCAGCCCTCAACGATTGCCCACTATAAAAAGACTGGGCAGTTCCCGGACGGCGCCGTACTGGTAAAGGAACTCTTAAACGCAGAGACGATGGCGATGAGTACCGGGCTTGCAGTCGGCCATGCTACCACCGTCAAGGGCTGGTTTGTGCTCGTGCGTGATACAAAGGGACGGTATAAAGATTCGAAGGTGTGGGGAGACGGGTGGGCCTGGGGGCTCTTCAACAAGGAAGACATGACTCACTCTGTCACGAAAAACTATAAAGCGGAATGTATCCCCTGTCACATGCCTGCTAAGGGATTGGCCCCTGCACACGCAGCTGAAGCCGACAAATGGATCTACACGCTGGGCTATCCGGTTTTACAAAAACAATAG
- a CDS encoding helix-turn-helix domain-containing protein: MTLVDLMCFEGQPCNHGVGYIVDVRMTHEELAELVVASRPNVSAIMKTLRDQDILSYTRGYVCVRDLDALSRIVTLDAIPARDLPNLSPR, from the coding sequence ATGACACTCGTTGACTTGATGTGCTTCGAGGGGCAGCCCTGCAACCATGGCGTCGGCTATATCGTGGACGTTCGAATGACCCATGAGGAACTCGCTGAGCTTGTCGTGGCGTCCCGTCCCAATGTGAGTGCCATTATGAAAACCCTGCGTGACCAAGACATTCTCTCCTACACGAGGGGCTACGTGTGTGTGCGAGACCTTGACGCTCTCAGCCGAATCGTCACACTTGATGCTATTCCTGCCAGGGATCTACCGAATTTGTCGCCTAGATGA
- a CDS encoding chlorite dismutase family protein has translation MRQRSILAVMVLTFMLCAQIAGAEADREKLLKEPGIYATFAVFKVGDEWWKLDRDARTKAVAEAKSVFQKYSEQMTIDTYLLRGLSEKADFFLRIHSKEMSHNQNVLIDFMGTTFGKALKNTDTFNGITKALNYVPSFPEELKTELKTPPPPSSPYVLVVPIRKDAEWWMMPHDPRAALMKEHTDATVAYLKTVKRKLYHSSGLDDLDFITYFETAKLDDFNNLVIGLLKVKENRHNKRFGDPLLLGTIRSLDEILEVFSR, from the coding sequence ATGCGACAGCGATCTATCCTCGCCGTGATGGTTTTGACTTTCATGCTTTGTGCGCAAATAGCTGGTGCTGAAGCGGATCGGGAGAAGTTATTGAAGGAACCCGGGATCTATGCCACCTTCGCCGTCTTCAAGGTTGGGGACGAGTGGTGGAAACTGGATCGCGATGCCCGGACGAAAGCCGTGGCGGAGGCAAAAAGTGTGTTCCAGAAGTATTCAGAGCAAATGACCATCGATACGTACTTGCTGCGAGGATTATCTGAGAAAGCTGACTTTTTCCTGAGGATTCACTCCAAGGAAATGAGTCACAACCAGAATGTTCTGATCGACTTCATGGGCACGACGTTCGGGAAAGCGTTGAAGAACACCGACACGTTCAACGGGATTACAAAGGCGTTAAATTATGTCCCGAGTTTTCCTGAAGAGTTGAAGACTGAACTGAAGACTCCTCCACCTCCGAGCAGTCCGTATGTCCTGGTGGTTCCTATCCGCAAAGATGCTGAATGGTGGATGATGCCGCACGATCCGCGTGCCGCTTTGATGAAGGAGCATACGGATGCGACAGTGGCATATCTCAAAACCGTCAAGCGCAAGCTGTATCATTCCAGCGGGCTGGATGACCTGGACTTCATCACCTATTTTGAGACGGCAAAACTGGACGACTTCAACAATCTGGTGATCGGCTTATTGAAGGTGAAGGAGAATCGCCATAATAAGCGGTTTGGTGATCCGTTGTTGTTGGGGACGATCCGCTCCCTGGATGAAATCCTCGAAGTCTTTTCACGGTAA